From the Lathyrus oleraceus cultivar Zhongwan6 chromosome 4, CAAS_Psat_ZW6_1.0, whole genome shotgun sequence genome, one window contains:
- the LOC127136705 gene encoding uncharacterized protein LOC127136705 → MSQETILSLTPVPDEDVRNDSDYVEARYVDTHNLFSGESDNSNNDIPVVHQDQVQDLYNPPLHMRNPTYSLDEDASIFETMEPLQIEGGLLGMEFNSKEGCVFAIRQFHIRNCLDYSVYKYDSKRLIIKCVNEECAFKCRAYVGKGSGKWVITKVSGPHTCMSSTMSQDHRKLASNLICNNIKSLINSDASLKVKHIIAHIRETFNYTISYKKACISKNKAIAAIYGNWETSYNDLPQWLLVMKTFLPGTIIELETLPIFSNEGTQISSARVFHRLFWAFQPCIKVFAFCKPVVQVDGTWLYGKYRGTLLMAVAQDRNRNIFPIAFALVEG, encoded by the coding sequence ATGAGTCAAGAGACTATACTGTCGTTGACACCAGTTCCAGATGAGGATGTCAGAAATGATAGTGACTATGTAGAAGCGCGGTACGTAGATACGCATAATCTTTTCAGTGGAGAAAGTGATAACTCTAACAACGATATCCCCGTGGTGCATCAAGATCAAGTGCAAGATCTGTACAATCCACCACTACACATGAGAAATCCCACATACTCACTTGACGAAGATGCATCAATTTTTGAAACCATGGAGCCACTTCAGATAGAGGGGGGGTTGCTTGGCATGGAATTTAATAGCAAAGAGGGATGTGTATTCGCCATTCGCCAATTTCACATCAGAAACTGTCTTGATTATTCCGTTTATAAGTATGATTCTAAACGACTCATAATCAAGTGTGTTAACGAAGAATGCGCCTTCAAATGCAGAGCATATGTGGGGAAGGGGAGTGGTAAGTGGGTGATCACTAAGGTTAGCGGCCCGCACACATGCATGTCTTCCACAATGTCTCAAGATCATAGAAAACTTGCCTCTAATCTAATATGTAACAATATCAAGTCTCTAATCAACAGTGATGCCTCACTGAAAGTGAAACACATCATCGCTCATATTCGGGAGACATTCAACTACACAATCTCTTACAAAAAGGCGTGTATTTCAAAGAATAAGGCTATCGCTGCTATTTATGGAAACTGGGAGACTTCATACAACGACCTGCCGCAATGGTTGCTGGTCATGAAAACATTTCTACCAGGTACTATAATAGAACTCGAGACCCTTCCTATATTTTCAAATGAAGGGACTCAAATCAGTAGTGCTAGAGTTTTTCACCGTCTTTTTTGGGCTTTCCAACCATGCATCAAGGtttttgcattctgcaaaccgGTGGTTCAAGTAGATGGCACATGGTTATATGGAAAGTACAGGGGAACTTTGTTAATGGCTGTGGCACAAGACAGAAATAGGAACATATTTCCAATAGCTTTTGCATTGGTAGAGGGGTGA